The Desulfobacterales bacterium genome window below encodes:
- a CDS encoding glycosyltransferase family 4 protein gives YLVRSLLPAHPSLHLHAHFAHSPASVAMFASILSGLPFSFTAHAKDIYTSDPRQLREKMALAQFVITCTEYNRRYLKALVDGAQRPVYCVYHGIDTELFSQIADHSTKAKEPYQLLTVARLIAKKGLPTVYQALKILKDKGISFEHTLIGDGEDRLKILALIKDLDLVAQTRWLGTQPHEVVQQHYRQAHLFVLGCEVAPNGDRDGIPNVLFESMAMGVPVVATHISAIPELVDHEKTGLLVDPGAPEEMAGAMRRLLTDADLRHKMIPAAQQRVVRDFDNRSLIKGLAEIYRKEIKSFCHVGNAESPDMP, from the coding sequence TATCTGGTGCGGTCTTTGTTGCCCGCTCACCCCAGCCTGCATTTGCATGCCCATTTTGCCCATTCGCCGGCTTCAGTGGCCATGTTTGCCAGTATACTCAGTGGGTTGCCGTTTAGTTTTACCGCCCATGCTAAGGACATCTATACATCTGATCCTAGACAGCTGCGAGAAAAAATGGCGTTGGCCCAATTTGTCATTACGTGCACCGAATACAACCGCCGTTATTTAAAGGCGCTGGTTGATGGGGCCCAACGCCCGGTTTACTGCGTTTATCATGGCATCGATACCGAGCTGTTTTCTCAGATCGCTGATCATTCAACCAAAGCCAAAGAACCATATCAACTCCTGACCGTGGCGCGTTTGATTGCCAAAAAGGGGCTGCCAACGGTTTATCAGGCGCTGAAGATTCTAAAGGATAAAGGGATTTCTTTTGAGCATACCCTCATCGGTGATGGTGAAGACCGCCTAAAAATTTTGGCCCTCATAAAAGATCTGGATCTGGTTGCCCAGACCCGCTGGTTGGGCACTCAGCCCCATGAAGTGGTACAGCAGCATTACCGTCAGGCGCATCTTTTCGTGCTGGGCTGTGAAGTGGCACCCAATGGTGATCGAGATGGCATTCCCAATGTCCTTTTTGAAAGTATGGCCATGGGGGTACCGGTAGTGGCGACTCACATATCGGCCATTCCCGAGCTTGTGGATCATGAAAAAACGGGCTTGCTGGTTGATCCCGGGGCCCCTGAGGAAATGGCCGGGGCCATGCGACGACTGCTGACCGATGCGGACCTCAGGCATAAAATGATACCTGCAGCGCAACAGCGGGTGGTGCGCGATTTTGACAACCGATCCCTGATAAAGGGCTTGGCCGAAATTTATCGTAAAGAAATCAAGTCCTTTTGTCACGTGGGCAATGCGGAATCGCCGGATATGCCCTAA